The following coding sequences are from one Epinephelus fuscoguttatus linkage group LG5, E.fuscoguttatus.final_Chr_v1 window:
- the LOC125889361 gene encoding ras-related protein Rap-2b, with protein sequence MREYKVVVLGSGGVGKSALTVQFVTGSFIEKYDPTIEDFYRKEIEVDSSPSVLEILDTAGTEQFASMRDLYIKNGQGFILVYSLVNQQSFQDIKPMRDQIIRVKRYERVPMILVGNKVDLEGEREVSSGEGKALADDWNCPFMETSAKNKTSVDELFAEIVRQMNYASTPNGDDQCCSSCVIL encoded by the coding sequence ATGAGAGAGTACAAAGTAGTGGTTCTCGGGTCCGGAGGGGTCGGTAAATCCGCATTAACCGTCCAGTTCGTGACGGGATCCTTCATAGAGAAATACGACCCCACGATAGAGGATTTCTACAGGAAGGAGATCGAGGTGGACTCCTCTCCGTCCGTCCTGGAGATCCTGGACACGGCGGGGACCGAGCAGTTCGCCTCCATGCGAGACCTGTACATCAAAAACGGGCAGGGTTTCATCCTGGTCTACAGCCTGGTGAACCAGCAGAGCTTCCAGGATATCAAACCAATGAGGGATCAGATCATAAGGGTGAAAAGGTACGAGAGAGTGCCGATGATTCTGGTTGGAAACAAAGTGGACctggagggggagagggaggtcTCGTCCGGTGAGGGGAAGGCACTGGCGGACGACTGGAACTGCCCGTTCATGGAAACTTCAGCCAAAAATAAAACCTCGGTGGACGAACTGTTTGCAGAGATTGTCCGACAGATGAACTATGCCTCAACACCAAATGGCGACGACCAGTGCTGTTCGTCTTGTGTCattctttaa